The following proteins are encoded in a genomic region of Arachis ipaensis cultivar K30076 chromosome B02, Araip1.1, whole genome shotgun sequence:
- the LOC107628065 gene encoding serine/threonine-protein phosphatase 7 long form homolog — MAGRNLYRLNGVAHIAGSIGDEPNRCIYSVRRQQNMPMHERIIPYLERAGLYHLARLNSQWFWLDEPLVSAFVERWRPETHTFHMPFGECTVTLQDVAFQLGLPVDGEAVSGCLGEFETYMEGGRPAWEWFEDLFGERPPPNKVKQMTVHFTWFHERFRVLPPDASEETVRIYARAYIMMLLSTQLFGDKSANRVHIRWLPFVANLDGMGRYSWGSAALAWLYRCMCRVANRNVTNLAGPLQLLQSWIFWRFPSLRPAGFEVFSFPLASR; from the exons CCCAATAGGTGTATATACAGTGTGAGGCGGCAACAGAATATGCCCATGCATGAAAGGATCATCCCGTATTTAGAGCGGGCTGGATTGTACCATTTGGCTAGGCTAAATAGCCAATGGTTCTGGTTGGATGAGCCACTCGTTAGTGCGTTCGTTGAGAGGTGGCGTCCTGAGACGCATACGTTCCACATGCCTTTCGGAGAATGCACAGTGACATTGCAGGATGTGGCATTTCAGCTAGGGCTTCCTGTGGATGGGGAGGCTGTGAGTGGTTGCCTTGGTGAGTTTGAGACATACATGGAGGGTGGCCGACCAGCTTGGGAGTGGTTTGAGGACCTATTCGGTGAGCGGCCCCCACCGAATAAGGTCAAGCAGATGACAGTACACTTTACATGGTTCCACGAGAGGTTTAGGGTGCTACCACCAGATGCGAGCGAGGAGACTGTCCGCATATACGCACGGGCCTACATCATGATGCTGTTATCGACTCAGTTATTTGGGGACAAGAGTGCGAACCGGGTTCATATACGATGGTTGCCATTTGTGGCAAACCTTGATGGCATGGGGAGGTATAGCTGGGGTTCGGCCGCTTTGGCGTGGCTGTACCGATGTATGTGTCGGGTAGCAAACAGAAATGTGACTAATCTTGCGGGCCCGCTCCAGTTACTTCAGAGTTGGATATTCTGGCGGTTTCCGTCTCTTAGGCCGGCCGGGTTTGAGGTTTTCTCTTTCCCGCTGGCATCAAG ATAA